A region from the Triticum urartu cultivar G1812 chromosome 1, Tu2.1, whole genome shotgun sequence genome encodes:
- the LOC125513221 gene encoding expansin-B3-like produces MAPLSSKAVALVALSSLLVTYASAGAGNFNDSAFTADPNWEDARATWYGAPTGAGPDDDGGACGFKNTNQYPFSSMTSCGNEPIFKDGKGCGSCYQIRCTNDQSCSGNPETVVITDMNYYPVAKYHFDLSGTAFGAMAKPGLSEKLRHSGIIDIQFKRVPCEFPGLKVTFHVEQGSNPVYFAVLVEYEDGDGDVVQVDLMEANSGTWTPMRESWGSIWRLDSGHRLQAPFSMRITNESGKTLVADKVIPANWAPSTFYRSIVQYS; encoded by the exons ATGGCTCCTCTTTCGTCCAAGGCCGTTGCACTCGTTGCACTGTCCTCCCTCCTCGTCACCTACGCCTCTGCCGGCGCCGGGAACTTCAACGACTCCGCCTTCACCGCCGACCCCAACTGGGAGGACGCCAGGGCCACCTGGTACGGCGCGCCCACCGGCGCCGGCCCCGACGACGACG GCGGTGCGTGCGGGTTCAAGAACACCAACCAGTACCCCTTCTCCTCCATGACATCCTGCGGCAACGAGCCCATCTTCAAGGACGGCAAGGGGTGCGGCTCCTGCTACCAG ATACGGTGCACCAACGACCAGTCCTGCTCCGGCAACCCGGAGACGGTGGTCATCACCGACATGAACTACTACCCGGTTGCCAAGTACCACTTCGACCTGAGCGGCACCGCGTTCGGCGCCATGGCCAAGCCCGGCCTCAGCGAGAAGCTCCGCCACTCGGGCATCATCGACATCCAGTTCAAGAG AGTGCCGTGCGAGTTCCCCGGTCTCAAGGTGACCTTCCACGTGGAGCAGGGGTCGAACCCGGTGTACTTCGCTGTGCTGGTGGAGTACGAGGACGGCGACGGCGACGTGGTGCAGGTGGACCTCATGGAGGCCAACTCCGGGACGTGGACGCCGATGCGCGAGTCGTGGGGATCCATCTGGCGGCTGgactccggccaccgcctccaGGCGCCCTTCTCCATGCGCATCACCAACGAGTCCGGCAAGACGCTGGTGGCCGACAAGGTCATCCCGGCCAACTGGGCGCCCAGCACCTTCTACCGCTCCATCGTCCAGTACAGCTGA